From a region of the Stenotrophomonas sp. BIO128-Bstrain genome:
- the cls gene encoding cardiolipin synthase, producing MLFEWLLGSWLLMLDWLIRLAALFWIPSRTTPGAARSWLLLVGFVPLLGLPLYLLFGHPWLSRQRVQRQAEASQVIREEQALQPPLRWTPAPDTATAEIVPLIERQGDFMPIHGNAVDLLNNYDASLQALIEDIDQARERVHLLYYLMFDDAVGEAIVQALQRAAARGVHCRLLLDAVGAKRGLRHYRHRLQAIGVDVRAMLPGGLRWRRSGRMDLRNHRKIAVIDNRVGYIGSQNLARAQFVAGFPNKELVARVRGPVVAHLEAVFASDWYMETGQRLDVLTAVPVCSADVPTQLLPSGPAYPFSNARDAVNALIHLARRRIVLVTPYFVPDEATLSALRIAALSGVQVQLILSASTNQRLTSWAQEAYYDELLRSGVRIALYAPNFLHAKHLTVDEDIALVGSINLDIRSFALNAEIGMLCYDAGMVRQLAQIEADYLEQSRQLDLATWRQRPAWKRSREGIARLADALM from the coding sequence ATGCTGTTCGAGTGGCTGCTGGGTTCGTGGTTGTTGATGCTGGATTGGCTGATCCGGCTGGCCGCGCTGTTCTGGATTCCCAGCCGCACCACGCCCGGTGCCGCGCGCAGCTGGCTGCTGCTGGTCGGCTTCGTGCCGCTGCTCGGGCTGCCGCTGTACCTGCTGTTCGGCCACCCCTGGCTGTCGCGCCAGCGCGTGCAGCGCCAGGCCGAGGCGTCCCAGGTGATCCGCGAGGAACAGGCCCTGCAGCCGCCGCTGCGCTGGACGCCCGCGCCGGATACCGCCACCGCCGAGATCGTGCCGCTGATCGAGCGCCAGGGCGATTTCATGCCCATCCACGGCAACGCGGTGGATCTGCTCAACAACTACGACGCTTCGCTGCAGGCGCTGATCGAAGACATCGACCAGGCGCGCGAACGCGTCCACCTGCTGTACTACCTGATGTTCGACGATGCGGTCGGTGAGGCCATCGTGCAGGCACTGCAGCGCGCCGCGGCGCGTGGCGTGCACTGCCGGTTGCTGCTGGATGCTGTCGGCGCCAAGCGCGGGCTGCGCCACTATCGCCACCGCCTGCAGGCGATCGGTGTGGATGTGCGCGCGATGTTGCCCGGTGGCCTGCGCTGGCGCCGCAGTGGCCGCATGGACCTGCGCAACCACCGCAAGATCGCGGTGATCGACAACCGCGTCGGTTACATCGGCTCGCAGAACCTGGCGCGGGCGCAGTTCGTGGCCGGGTTCCCGAACAAGGAACTGGTCGCGCGCGTGCGTGGGCCCGTAGTCGCCCATCTGGAGGCCGTGTTCGCCAGCGACTGGTACATGGAAACCGGACAGCGCCTGGATGTGTTGACCGCAGTGCCGGTGTGCTCAGCCGATGTCCCGACCCAGCTGCTGCCCAGCGGCCCGGCGTATCCCTTCAGCAACGCGCGTGATGCGGTGAACGCGCTGATCCATCTGGCCCGGCGGCGGATCGTGCTGGTCACGCCCTATTTCGTGCCCGACGAAGCGACCTTGAGCGCGCTGCGCATCGCTGCGCTGTCCGGCGTGCAGGTGCAGCTGATCCTGTCGGCCAGCACCAACCAGCGGCTGACCTCCTGGGCGCAGGAGGCCTACTACGACGAGCTGCTGCGCAGTGGCGTGCGCATCGCGCTGTATGCGCCGAACTTCCTGCACGCCAAGCACCTGACCGTCGATGAAGATATCGCGCTGGTCGGCTCGATCAATCTTGATATCCGCTCGTTCGCGCTCAATGCCGAGATCGGCATGCTCTGCTACGACGCCGGCATGGTGCGCCAGCTGGCGCAGATCGAAGCGGACTATCTGGAGCAGTCGCGCCAGCTGGATCTGGCGACGTGGCGCCAACGTCCGGCCTGGAAGCGCAGCCGCGAAGGCATCGCGCGGCTGGCCGATGCCTTGATGTAG